From a region of the Vanrija pseudolonga chromosome 2, complete sequence genome:
- the NAR1 gene encoding Cytosolic Fe-S cluster assembly factor NAR1: MTFSGALTLTDLDDFLTPSQACIIPVRQSNKPAGQASGENANTDIVIDSNNNYYEVSTYSTSSKAGPSSGVEAGRQALKKAEISLNDCLACSGCITSTESLLITMQSHKEVLDFVRAGDFTRSPVLSIAPQTLASLSAAYAEAAGSAPVPLLSLLRRIRHFLAAPERGGWQVWDTTFARHVSLRESVLEFEERRADKGKAPALPMLTSACPGWVCYAEKAQGDLLPLLSSARSAQGVMGALVKKWWAEKHGKNPAEVYHVSAMMCYDKKLEASRSDFYSDMYSTRDTDCVLTTGELDLLLSELGFDPLAPVEGENVAPATDSVPFPELLQHPGSSSGSYLATTLHYLAAQHPRRTRIVSRDIRGSTDNVEVFLEDAETGEVLFKGAKCYGFRNLQNLVRKVGKESGLGKAGPRAAGAGRLSAAVAARRRKARTQGTELSTPGTGTGTPGTPTTDTPAADITEAAAAAARDAKKLDFVEVMACPGGCVNGGGQMKPLSAAATAPKDAEGYPRVLPDDGVGAPPPPPTNSGLAGADEGMRWSTKEWVAKVENVYWSGLPTPPASPRLQAADSYTPPKRTHAADALAEEIVSQATGGDAAKRFEFVRCRFQRVEGDVLNPAGLTHEQVMW, translated from the exons ATGACCTTCTCTGGCGCTCTG ACGCTCACCGACCTTGACGACTTCTTGACGCCGTCTCAAGCTTGTATTATCCCAGTCAGGCAGTCGAACAAGCCGGCAGGGCAGGCGAGCGGAGAGAATGCCAAT ACCGACATTGTGATCGACTCGAACAACAACTACTATGAAGTATCGACGTACTCGACGTCATCAAAGGCTGGCCCGTCGTCCGGCGTCGAGGCAGGACGgcaggcgctcaagaaggccgagatTAGCTTGAATGACTGCCTGGCGTGCAG CGGCTGCATCACGTCGACTGAATCCCTCCTCATCACCATGCAGTCCCACAAGGAGGTCCTCGACTTTGTGCGCGCAGGAGACTTCACGCGCTCACCGGTGCTCTCGATCGCCCCGCAGACCCTCGCGTCCTTGTCAGCAGCTTACGccgaggcagcaggcagcgcgcCCGTCCCGctcctctcgctcctccGGAGAATACGACACTTCCTGGCTGCGCCAGAGCGTGGAGGATGGCAGGTGTGGGACACCACGTTTGCGCGACACGTCTCTCTGCGGGAGAGCGTGCTCGAGTttgaggagcgccgcgccgacaagggcaaggcgccaGCGCTGCCTATGCTCACGTCGGCATGCCCCGGTTGGGTGTGCTACGCCGAGAAGGCCCAGggcgacctcctccccctcctcagctcggcgcgctcagcGCAGGGTGTCATGGGTGCCTTGGTGAAGAAGTGGTGGGCCGAGAAGCACGGCAAGAACCCAGCCGAGGTGTATCACGTCTCTGCGATGATGTGCTACgacaagaagctcgaggcATCAAGGTCCGACTTCTACTCAGACATGTACTCGACGCGCGACACCGACTGCGTGCTTACCACTGGCGAGCTGGATCTGCTCCTCTCGGAGCTGGGCTTCGACCCACTTGCGCCTGTCGAAGGCGAGAACGTCGCGCCAGCTACCGACTCTGTCCCCTTCCCCGAGCTCCTGCAGCACCCTGGATCAAGCTCAGGCTCATACCTCGCCACGACGCTACActacctcgccgcccagcacCCGCGCCGGACGCGTATTGTCAGCCGCGACATCCGTGGCTCGACCGACAACGTCGAGGTCTTCCTCGAAGACGCCGAGACCGGCGAGGTCCTGTTCAAGGGAGCAAAGTGCTACGGCTTCCGTAACCTGCAGAACCTGGTCCGTAAGGTCGGCAAGGAGAGCGGGCTCGGTAAGGCGGGCCCGAGGGCAGCTGGTGCCGGGCGACTGTCTGCTGctgtcgcggcgcgccggcgcaagGCTCGCACGCAGGGCACCGAGCTCAGCACACCCGGtaccggcaccggcacgcCGGGCACCCCGACGACCGACACTCCCGCTGCAGACATCACTgaggcggcagcagccgcggcgcgcgacgcgaagaagctcgactttgtcgaggTCATGGCGTGTCCTGGCGGCTGCgtgaacggcggcggccagatGAAGCCGCTTTCAGCTGCTGCCACGGCGCCAAAGGACGCAGAGGGGTACCCGCGGGTGCTTCctgacgacggcgttggcgccccgccacccccgccgaccAACTCGGGCCTCGCtggtgccgacgagggcatGCGATGGAGCACAAAGGAGTGGGTGGCCAAGGTCGAGAACGTCTACTGGTCTGGCCTGCCGACTCCCCCTGCCTCCCCCCGCCTCCAAGCCGCAGACAGCTACACGCCCCCGAAGCGCACCcacgcggccgacgcgctaGCTGAGGAGATCGTCTCGCAGGCTacgggcggcgacgcggccaagcgcTTCGAGTTTGTGCGCTGCCGCttccagcgcgtcgagggcgacgtgctcaacCCCGCCGGCCTGACGCACGAACAGGTCATGTGGTAG